One stretch of Gambusia affinis linkage group LG05, SWU_Gaff_1.0, whole genome shotgun sequence DNA includes these proteins:
- the gnl2 gene encoding nucleolar GTP-binding protein 2, producing MVKPQFKGNNSINPSSSSTNPDRVKGAGGNNMRDRATIKRLNMYRQKQRCNNRGKVIKPLQYQSTVAPGTVARVEPNIKWFTNTRVIKQSALQKFQEEMGAVQKDPYRMVMRQSKLPMSLLHDRAKAHNSKVHILDTEGFETTFGPKAQRKRPNLLVGDVKDLVERAEASALNYSAEKDTNLVTEDTGVREEVREEIFKKGQSKRIWGELYKVIDSSDFIIQVLDARDPMGTRSKSIETYLKKEKPWKHLIFVLNKCDLIPTWVTKRWVAVLSQEYPTLAFHASLTNSFGKGSLIQLLRQFGKLHTDKKQISVGFIGYPNVGKSSVINTLRSKKVCNVAPIAGETKVWQYITLMRRIFLIDCPGVVYPSEDSESDIVLKGVVQVEKIKNPEEHIGAVLERAKPEYIQKTYRIPTWSSADDFLEKLAFRTGKLLKGGEPDLSTVSKMVLNDWQRGRIPFFVKPPGPEGDPEDEKPLALEGPPAAEENVQEEQADNPDSASGEQEEQQQRQKEQVQKILANVRQNFGKINVAPEFTEEDLIPVEMPDLDLSDFSGSDVDEDVDEDEGGQEDKPNAEPADGDAEVSEETPSQTDATKGKKSLREVIHEHDEKIAKYKQFLDRAKSKRFSAIRIPKALSDKVFTDLKTKQEAPKEAQKRENPSTATNQKSKKRKSVEDEDKSIPQHRLTSKQRRALDRAKKGKKVGVRYYETHNVKNKNKNRKIPAPPAESRGSKRSKH from the exons ATGGTAAAGCCTCAGTTTAAGGGGAATAACTCGATAAACCCTTCTTCGTCCAGCACGAACCCCG ATCGAGTCAAAGGTGCAGGGGGAAACAACATGAGGGACAGAGCCACCATTAAGCGTCTGAATAtgtacagacaaaaacaaagatg TAACAACCGAGGGAAAGTTATCAAACCTTTACAGTACCAGTCTACAGTAGCACCAGGAACAGTTGCCAGAGTTGAACCCAACATCAAATGGTTTA CAAACACTCGAGTGATAAAGCAGTCAGCCCTCCAGAAGTTTCAAGAGGAGATGGGAGCAGTACAGAAGGATCCATACCGTATGGTGATGAGGCAAAGCAAACTGCCCATGTCTCTTTTGCATGACAGAGCCAAAGCTCAT AACTCTAAGGTACACATTCTAGACACTGAGGGATTTGAGACCACATTTGGTCCTAAGGCTCAGAGGAAGCGGCCCAATCTCCTGGTTGGAGATGTGAAGGATCTTGTAGAGAGAGCAGAGGCTTCAGCGTTGAACTACAGTGCCGAGAAAGACACAAACCTGGTGACGGAGGATACGGGTGTCCG GGAGGAAGTACGTGAGGAGATTTTCAAAAAGGGTCAATCGAAGAGGATCTGGGGAGAACTCTACAAG GTGATCGACTCGTCTGATTTCATAATCCAAGTGCTGGACGCCCGTGATCCAATGGGAACCCGCTCCAAAAGCATTGAGACATATCTGAAGAAAGAGAAACCTTGGAAACATCTCATCTTTGTATTAAACAAGTGTGATCTTATCCCTACTTGGGTCACG AAACGATGGGTTGCCGTTCTGTCCCAAGAGTATCCAACTCTAGCTTTCCATGCCAGCCTGACCAACTCATTTGGTAAAGGTTCTCTCATCCAGCTTCTCAGGCAGTTTGGGAAG CTCCACACAGACAAGAAACAGATAAGTGTGGGTTTCATTGGCTACCCAAATGTGGGAAAGAGTTCAGTTATCAACACTCTGCGCTCAAAGAAGGTCTGCAACGTGGCACCCATCGCTGGAGAAACAAAG GTGTGGCAGTACATCACACTAATGAGGCGCATCTTCCTCATCGACTGCCCTGGTGTCGTTTACCCATCAGAGGACAGCGAGTCTGATATAGTCTTAAAGGGAGTg GTTCAAGTGGAGAAGATCAAAAACCCAGAAGAGCACATTGGTGCGGTACTGGAACGAGCCAAACCCGAGTACATCCAGAAGACTTACCGAATCCCAACATGGAGTTCTGCTGATGACTTCCTTGAGAAGCTGGCATTTCGTACTGGGAAGCTTCTAAAG GGAGGTGAGCCCGATCTCAGTACGGTCTccaaaatggttttaaatgacTGGCAGAGGGGACGGATCCCCTTCTTTGTGAAGCCTCCTGGACCAGAGGGAGATCCAGAA GATGAAAAACCATTGGCCCTGGAAGGACCACCGGCTGCAGAGGAGAACGTTCAGGAGGAACAGGCGGATAATCCGGACAGCGCGTCCGGAGAACAGGAGGAACAGCAGCAGCGGCAGAAGGAGCAGGTCCAGAAGATCCTTGCTAATGTCCGACAGAACTTTGGCAAGATCAACGTGGCGCCTGAGTTCACTGAAGAAGATTTGATCCCTGTGGAGATGCCAGACTTAGACTTGTCTGATTTTTCTGGCTCTGACGTTGATGAGGACGTTGACGAAGATGAGGGAGGGCAGGAAGACAAGCCCAATGCAGAGCCAGCTGATGGAGATGCTGAGGTCTCTGAGGAGACACCATCTCAGACTGACGCTACCAAAGGCAAAAAGAGTTTACGGGAGGTAATCCATGAGCACGATGAGAAAATTGCGAAGTACAAGCAGTTCCTGGACCGAGCCAAATCCAAGCGCTTCTCTGCAATACG AATACCAAAGGCACTTTCTGACAAAGTGTTTACAGACCTCAAGACCAAGCAAGAGGCACCTAAAGAAGCACAGAAGAGAGAGAATCCGTCAACGG CTACAAACCAGAAGAGCAAGAAGAGGAAAAGTGTGGAGGATGAAGATAAATCTATTCCACAGCACAGGCTTACATCTAAACAg AGAAGAGCACTGGACCGTGCTAAGAAGGGGAAGAAAGTTGGAGTGCGTTACTATGAAACGCACAAtgtgaaaaacaagaacaagaacagaaaGATTCCAGCACCGCCTGCAGAAAGTCGTGGGTCTAAAAGATCAAAGCACTAG